The following coding sequences lie in one Rutidosis leptorrhynchoides isolate AG116_Rl617_1_P2 chromosome 4, CSIRO_AGI_Rlap_v1, whole genome shotgun sequence genomic window:
- the LOC139840182 gene encoding nascent polypeptide-associated complex subunit beta-like, which produces MNVEKLMKMAGAVRTGGKGTIRRKKKAVHKTTTTDDKRLQSTLKRVGVNAIPAIEEVNIFKDESVIQFLNPKVQASIAANTWVVSGAPQTKKLQDILPSILNQLGPDNLDNLRKLAEQFQKQAPGAGEGAATAQEEDDDDEVPELVAGETFEAVADEGKKS; this is translated from the exons ATGAATGTTGAAAAGTTAATGAAGATGGCCGGTGCTGTTCGCACAGGTGGAAAGGGAACTATTAGACG AAAGAAGAAGGCTGTGCATAAAACAACCACCACAGACGACAAGAGGCTGCAAAGCACTTTGAAGAGAGTAGGTGTAAATGCAATTCCTGCAATTGAGGAAGTTAACATTTTTAAAGATGAATCTGTCATCCAGTTCTTAAACCCTAAAG TTCAAGCTTCTATTGCTGCCAACACTTGGGTTGTTAGTGGTGCACCCCAAACAAAGA AATTACAAGATATTCTCCCCAGTATTCTGAACCAATTGG GACCGGATAACTTAGATAATTTGAGAAAGTTAGCAGAGCAGTTCCAGAAACAGGCACCGGGTGCAGGTGAAGGGGCTGCAACTGCACAAgaggaggatgatgatgatgaagttccAGAACTCGTTGCAGGTGAGACTTTTGAAGCTGTTGCAGACGAAGGTAAAAAATCTTAA
- the LOC139841021 gene encoding F-box/kelch-repeat protein At3g06240-like, which translates to MDAVVEEILKRLHVDDVVRCKSVCKSWYNLISSNDFVKAHLKRNYSSNREHGYLRIRLHPMINKYIELRNCMMVGSCNGLVCISTNTNNVPELLVTNPSTREVRQLPMAPYKYRGRLCWGFGYDSSTDDYKVVVGFEESMHHMRFQVLSLKSNQWKSLKPNKWKFVEDCEYLTYNTTRNTYDRGFLYNGALHWFMDDTKKKKKVILSFDLTLKKFKEIPLPNDMVDMYGHRNRLGLFEEHLCICEFNCYDYYAKHRQTWVMKSYNGWQLLPRDYEGNKYGSVTRAYVLDFIPDNTWHLVFDHKRNKHMSSKSWLNVGAPIFVKSLVSPLMKKKNNKSEESSKSEF; encoded by the coding sequence ATGGATGCTGTGGTTGAGGAGATACTTAAAAGATTGCATGTTGATGATGTTGTTCGATGCAAGAGTGTTTGTAAGTCATGGTATAATCTAATATCATCTAATGATTTTGTTAAAGCTCATCTTAAGCGTAATTACAGTAGCAATCGTGAACATGGATATTTAAGAATCCGATTACATCCAATGATCAATAAGTACATTGAATTGCGTAATTGTATGATGGTTGGTTCGTGTAATGGGCTTGTTTGCATctctactaatactaataatgtacCTGAATTATTAGTAACCAATCCTTCCACTCGGGAGGTTAGACAATTGCCAATGGCTCCTTACAAGTATAGGGGAAGATTATGTTGGGGTTTTGGTTATGATTCTTCTACCGATGATTACAAGGTTGTTGTCGGCTTTGAGGAATCCATGCATCATATGCGCTTTCAAGTGTTATCTTTAAAATCAAATCAATGGAAATCTTTAAAACCAAATAAATGGAAATTCGTTGAAGACTGCGAGTATTTAACTTACAATACTACTCGTAATACTTATGATCGTGGTTTTTTGTACAATGGGGCGCTTCATTGGTTTATGGATGatacaaagaagaagaagaaagttatTCTTTCTTTTGATTTAACTCTAAAAAAATTCAAAGAAATCCCCTTACCTAATGACATGGTTGATATGTATGGTCATCGAAACAGACTAGGGTTGTTTGAAGAACATCTATGCATATGCGAATTCAATTGCTATGATTATTATGCTAAACACCGCCAAACATGGGTGATGAAAAGCTATAATGGTTGGCAACTGCTCCCACGTGATTACGAAGGTAATAAGTATGGTTCTGTCACTCGTGCATACGTACTCGATTTCATACCAGATAACACTTGGCATTTAGTTTTTGATCATAAACGAAACAAACATATGTCTTCGAAGAGTTGGTTAAATGTTGGTGCCCCTATATTTGTCAAGTCACTAGTTTCTCCcttgatgaaaaagaagaataacaagAGCGAGGAGTCGTCTAAAAGTGAATTCTAG